A single genomic interval of bacterium harbors:
- a CDS encoding HIT domain-containing protein, which translates to MQTCIFCKLGSDLEKPHVLFKSEHCFVIKDIAPKAPIHYLIIPKLHIQNVAYFQKEHAAVAADMLLMATTVAHALPNKSDFRLIINNGQAVGQSVFHLHMHLLAGFTTHNDID; encoded by the coding sequence ATGCAAACCTGTATATTTTGCAAACTTGGTTCTGATCTGGAAAAGCCACACGTGCTTTTTAAAAGCGAGCATTGCTTTGTCATCAAAGACATTGCTCCCAAAGCACCGATTCATTACCTTATCATTCCAAAACTACACATTCAAAATGTTGCTTATTTTCAAAAAGAACATGCAGCAGTGGCTGCCGATATGTTACTGATGGCAACAACAGTGGCACATGCCCTGCCAAACAAGTCCGATTTCCGCCTTATCATCAATAATGGTCAAGCGGTGGGGCAATCAGTATTTCATCTGCATATGCACCTGCTTGCAGGATTTACAACCCACAATGATATTGATTGA
- a CDS encoding RluA family pseudouridine synthase, whose product MKNIILTVPEGFLNQRLDSFLTDRIPMYSRSFLQKIIQLGHVKANGVVIKKNSYPVCQGTQIEIAIPEDERPAPELIAQASKTVSILFEHKDFFIINKPAGLIVHKPHRLSAEVSVVDWLLEYNLIPQSIGMPNRPGIVHRLDRDTSGILLIARTMHGLAALGSLFANRMVHKTYLAVVQGHTPESGVINSFIGRDPVTKVKMKAHHVQFDHTFRTAVTEFKTVKHCDTYSIINAFPKTGRTHQIRVHCASIGHPILADTTYGQKSELIKRQALHASAILFIFDGQVIEMTAPVPEDIRLLL is encoded by the coding sequence ATGAAAAATATAATACTCACTGTTCCTGAAGGTTTTTTAAATCAGCGATTAGATAGTTTCTTAACAGATCGCATACCAATGTACTCACGCAGCTTTCTACAAAAGATAATACAACTAGGACATGTAAAAGCAAATGGGGTTGTTATAAAAAAAAACAGCTATCCTGTTTGCCAGGGCACACAGATTGAGATTGCCATTCCAGAAGACGAACGCCCCGCACCGGAACTTATTGCCCAAGCAAGCAAAACAGTTTCGATACTGTTTGAACACAAAGATTTTTTTATTATCAACAAACCGGCAGGCCTGATTGTCCACAAACCGCATCGATTAAGCGCCGAAGTTTCTGTGGTTGATTGGCTTTTGGAATATAATCTTATTCCACAGAGCATTGGCATGCCCAATCGTCCTGGCATTGTGCATCGCCTTGACCGTGATACTTCAGGAATCTTACTGATCGCACGTACCATGCACGGACTTGCAGCGCTCGGATCGCTTTTTGCAAATCGCATGGTTCATAAAACCTATCTTGCAGTCGTGCAAGGCCACACACCAGAATCTGGCGTCATCAACTCATTTATTGGCAGAGATCCGGTGACAAAAGTGAAAATGAAAGCACACCATGTACAGTTTGATCACACCTTTCGAACTGCAGTTACAGAATTTAAAACAGTAAAACATTGCGACACATACAGCATCATCAACGCGTTTCCAAAAACAGGCAGAACTCATCAGATCAGGGTACACTGTGCTTCAATCGGCCATCCAATATTGGCAGATACCACGTATGGCCAAAAAAGCGAACTGATCAAGCGCCAAGCACTGCATGCTTCTGCCATCTTATTTATATTCGATGGCCAAGTGATTGAGATGACAGCTCCAGTTCCGGAAGATATCAGGTTGCTTCTGTAA
- the tnpA gene encoding IS200/IS605 family transposase: MENQTTSSYASLSHSKWNCKYHIVFVPKCRKKILYGKVRKFLAGVFHELASQKGCKIEKGNMVQDHVHMLISIPPKYSVAEVVGFIKGKSAIAVARRFGGRARNFNGERLWARGYAVSTVGFEKAQIYAYIKNQNQLDSLGYDESGEF, from the coding sequence ATGGAAAATCAAACAACATCATCATATGCAAGTTTAAGTCATTCGAAATGGAACTGCAAATATCACATAGTATTTGTTCCGAAATGTAGGAAGAAGATTTTGTATGGAAAAGTACGGAAATTTTTAGCGGGAGTATTTCATGAATTGGCGAGTCAAAAAGGGTGTAAAATAGAGAAAGGGAACATGGTTCAGGATCATGTTCATATGTTGATAAGCATACCACCAAAATATTCTGTAGCAGAAGTTGTAGGATTTATCAAAGGTAAAAGTGCGATAGCTGTTGCGCGAAGGTTTGGTGGAAGAGCAAGGAATTTTAACGGTGAACGATTGTGGGCACGAGGTTATGCTGTTTCTACTGTTGGTTTTGAAAAAGCACAGATATACGCTTACATCAAAAATCAAAATCAACTTGATTCTCTTGGTTACGATGAATCCGGTGAATTTTAA
- a CDS encoding iron-sulfur cluster assembly scaffold protein, translating to MKNLYHFILDDHFRNPRNSRFLDAAHIKLTNVNPLCGDIINIQTCYHNGILTEIGIQADGCVISVATASLLSEHVLQKQIAEIEAINEQVICNLIGMELGPTRLKCALMGLKALLCTINELKKSC from the coding sequence ATGAAGAACTTATACCATTTTATTTTAGATGACCATTTCCGTAATCCACGCAACAGCCGTTTTTTAGATGCTGCACATATTAAACTTACTAATGTCAATCCATTGTGTGGTGATATTATTAATATTCAGACCTGTTATCATAACGGGATTTTAACCGAAATTGGCATTCAGGCTGACGGATGTGTTATTTCGGTTGCAACTGCCTCCTTACTTTCAGAACACGTATTGCAAAAGCAGATTGCTGAGATTGAAGCTATTAATGAACAGGTTATCTGTAACCTGATCGGAATGGAACTTGGACCAACGCGCCTTAAATGTGCACTAATGGGCCTGAAGGCGCTGTTGTGTACCATCAATGAGTTGAAAAAATCCTGTTGA
- a CDS encoding DMT family transporter, translating to MTLIILLHILFASTFTTGKFLSSQTSPVFLTGLRMFLGGIIVLLYLLLYNRKKHSYHFDLSDLPQFIKITFFGIYFNYILRFWALAYLPSSKTCFLFNFQPFLSALYLYLLYGQRLTRNKWIGLLVGFIGMMPMLVGTTTAETVTNEYLFISLPELAVLVSVAMHSYSWIVVQDLVKNKKYNPAFITGTTMTTGGVLALLTAFFINDLPPLNHSKEFLFWLMFVVLVSNVFCHNLYGHLLKKYSATLMAFASFLTPIFAGFLGWAFLHETISWHFYVSTIIVLTGLYVFYKDELNVVQ from the coding sequence ATGACACTTATTATTTTGCTACACATCCTTTTTGCAAGTACATTTACAACAGGAAAATTTTTAAGTTCTCAAACAAGTCCCGTATTTTTAACTGGGCTGCGTATGTTTTTGGGTGGTATCATAGTTCTGCTTTATTTATTGCTTTACAACAGAAAAAAACATAGCTATCATTTTGATCTGTCTGATCTGCCACAGTTTATTAAAATAACCTTTTTTGGTATCTATTTTAACTACATACTTCGTTTTTGGGCGCTTGCCTATTTACCATCTTCAAAAACCTGCTTTTTGTTTAATTTTCAACCATTTTTGTCTGCGCTTTATCTCTATCTTTTGTATGGACAGAGACTGACAAGAAACAAATGGATAGGCCTTTTGGTGGGATTTATTGGTATGATGCCAATGCTTGTCGGCACAACAACGGCAGAAACGGTGACCAATGAATATCTTTTTATCTCATTGCCCGAGCTTGCGGTACTTGTTTCTGTTGCAATGCACAGTTATAGTTGGATTGTGGTTCAGGATCTGGTTAAAAATAAAAAATATAATCCAGCATTTATTACCGGAACGACTATGACCACGGGTGGCGTTCTGGCGCTCTTGACGGCATTTTTTATTAATGATCTGCCACCGTTGAATCATTCAAAAGAGTTTCTGTTTTGGCTCATGTTTGTGGTGCTTGTCAGTAACGTATTTTGCCACAATCTGTACGGTCATCTGTTAAAAAAATATTCAGCAACGCTCATGGCGTTTGCATCATTCTTGACACCCATTTTTGCAGGGTTTTTAGGCTGGGCATTTTTGCATGAAACGATTTCATGGCATTTTTACGTCTCAACCATTATAGTGTTGACTGGGTTGTACGTTTTTTATAAAGATGAGCTGAATGTTGTTCAGTAA
- the mgtE gene encoding magnesium transporter produces MDNPKKILKKVLEYSSAPTVKDDTLQKSVWQAFLDMHPVDIADFLSEADKATVQKLYASMPHELQLEVFKEFSNSMKAFILQTMSEHEQVSAFKTLSPDELTDLFDFLSDDDLKKYLGLLQKHVRHQVISLLKFSSDSAGGVMQTDVITLMQDFTVEKSIQILQRLHPSKDIHTRIFIVNHAHKLVGYINLEDLVLHKPSLHINAFMHENEVIANAHQDQEEIAKTMIHYNVTIAPVVDDEGHFLGAIPADTLVDVVVEEAAEDIQRIGAVMPMKYPYFETSFLRMVWARGYILVILLITGSFSTSILHSYEATLSAFLISFIPMLIGVGGNTSSQSSAVLIQGLAAGDITTDHVFKFLRREISMAVVLSLFLAIAGFGRVYLTGGSVHESLVISGTLALIVVVATTLGSCTPLLLKKMRIDPAFSAGPFLATIMDILGTTIFCYMVYFFLKK; encoded by the coding sequence ATGGATAATCCGAAAAAAATACTGAAAAAAGTGCTTGAATACTCTTCGGCTCCAACTGTTAAAGATGATACGCTGCAAAAATCTGTTTGGCAGGCATTTTTGGATATGCACCCAGTAGATATTGCCGATTTTTTATCAGAAGCCGACAAAGCAACTGTACAGAAATTATATGCATCGATGCCACACGAGTTGCAGCTGGAAGTATTTAAAGAGTTTTCTAATTCTATGAAAGCCTTTATTTTGCAAACAATGAGTGAGCATGAACAGGTGAGCGCATTCAAAACACTCTCGCCTGACGAGTTAACCGATCTGTTTGATTTTTTGTCTGACGATGATCTGAAAAAATACCTGGGACTTTTACAAAAACATGTTCGTCATCAAGTTATCTCATTATTAAAATTCTCTTCTGATTCAGCCGGTGGTGTTATGCAGACTGACGTGATTACATTGATGCAAGATTTTACGGTAGAAAAAAGTATTCAGATCTTGCAAAGACTGCACCCAAGTAAAGATATTCATACCCGTATTTTTATCGTTAATCATGCGCATAAACTTGTTGGATACATTAATTTAGAAGATCTGGTGCTCCATAAACCATCACTGCATATTAATGCTTTTATGCATGAAAACGAGGTTATTGCAAATGCGCATCAAGATCAGGAAGAGATTGCAAAAACGATGATCCATTATAATGTCACCATTGCTCCCGTGGTTGACGATGAAGGCCATTTTTTGGGTGCTATCCCTGCTGACACGCTGGTTGATGTGGTTGTTGAAGAGGCAGCAGAGGATATTCAACGTATCGGTGCGGTCATGCCGATGAAGTACCCCTATTTTGAAACCTCATTTTTGCGGATGGTCTGGGCACGGGGATATATTCTGGTTATTTTATTGATCACCGGCTCGTTTTCTACGAGTATTTTGCATTCCTATGAAGCGACGTTAAGTGCTTTTTTGATATCGTTTATTCCCATGTTGATCGGCGTTGGTGGAAATACCAGTAGCCAGTCTTCTGCGGTACTCATTCAAGGGCTTGCGGCAGGTGATATTACGACCGATCATGTGTTTAAGTTTTTGCGACGTGAGATCTCAATGGCAGTTGTGCTTTCACTGTTTTTGGCTATTGCCGGTTTTGGACGTGTCTATTTGACAGGTGGTTCGGTTCACGAGTCTCTGGTTATTAGTGGGACATTGGCATTAATTGTGGTAGTTGCAACGACACTTGGAAGCTGCACTCCACTTTTGTTGAAAAAGATGCGTATAGATCCAGCATTTTCGGCAGGACCATTTTTGGCAACCATTATGGACATTTTGGGCACTACGATCTTCTGTTACATGGTCTACTTTTTCTTAAAAAAATAG